GTATTGCTGTTTGTGTTTCTGTTTACGCTGTTTTATTGCTTTAACCTGTTCTTTTTTGGTATTACCAGTCCGGGTAATAATTACAGCCCCTTTTTAGCCGAACATTTAAATTACATAGCAGCGCTGCGGCAGTTGCTGCTTAACTGCAGCGCGCAGATCCTGAACTGGCTGGGTTATGCGGCGATTGATAATAATTACGAATTGCTGGTTGCGGGCCGGGGCAAACTGGTGGTGGTTTACAGCTGCCTGGGGCTTGGGCTCATCAGCTTTTTTTCGGCTTTTGTACTGGCTTACCCGGCAAAACTTAAATCAAAAATTATTTTCCTGGTATCGGGCGTGTTGGTTATCGAATTTTTAAACGTGATGCGCTTTGTGCTTCTGGCTATCTTCTGGTCGAAAAAAACGGAGCGGATAGTTGATCATCATACCATTTTTAATATTATTCTTTACATCCTGATAGCGCTTGGCCTTTATATTTGGGTTAAACGTAACGATAAGCTGAACAGCGCCAATGGCCAAAACTGATCTGTCAACCTATAATAATCACCCTTATCATCCAGGAGGCACTGCGCTGAAGCGGGTAACCTGGTATTATTTAAACGCGTTTTTCCTGAAAACAAGCCTCATTCCGTCAAGCAAATTCAGGGTTGCCTTGTTAAGGTTGTTTGGTGCCCGGATTGGCAAAAACGTTACTATTAAACCCTGCATCAATATCAAATACCCCTGGAACCTGAGCATTGGCGACGAAACATGGATTGGCGAAAACGTATGGATCGATAGCCTGGTGATGATTACCATCGGGGCGCATGTGTGCCTCTCGCAGGGGGCGGTGCTGTTAACCGGCAGTCACGATTATAAAAAATCGTCCTTTGATTTGATTACCAAAGGTATAATTTTGGAGGATGGCGTTTGGATAGGCGCCGGAGCCATGGTTA
The sequence above is a segment of the Mucilaginibacter celer genome. Coding sequences within it:
- the xrtY gene encoding exosortase Y yields the protein MKLRAFINNPVIRFVLLFVFLFTLFYCFNLFFFGITSPGNNYSPFLAEHLNYIAALRQLLLNCSAQILNWLGYAAIDNNYELLVAGRGKLVVVYSCLGLGLISFFSAFVLAYPAKLKSKIIFLVSGVLVIEFLNVMRFVLLAIFWSKKTERIVDHHTIFNIILYILIALGLYIWVKRNDKLNSANGQN
- a CDS encoding putative colanic acid biosynthesis acetyltransferase; protein product: MAKTDLSTYNNHPYHPGGTALKRVTWYYLNAFFLKTSLIPSSKFRVALLRLFGARIGKNVTIKPCINIKYPWNLSIGDETWIGENVWIDSLVMITIGAHVCLSQGAVLLTGSHDYKKSSFDLITKGIILEDGVWIGAGAMVNLGITAASHAVLTSGSVATKNLEAYGIYQGNPAVKVRERKIETT